A region from the Mustela erminea isolate mMusErm1 chromosome 10, mMusErm1.Pri, whole genome shotgun sequence genome encodes:
- the ANGPTL3 gene encoding angiopoietin-related protein 3 yields MHIIKLFLFIIPLVISSKIDRDDSSYDSVSPEPKSRFAMLDDVKILANGLLQLGHGLKDFVHKTKGQINDIFQKLNIFDQSFYDLSLQTNEIKEEEKELRRTTSKLQVKNEEVKNMSRELNSKLESLLEEKILLQQKVIYLEKQLTSLIKNQPEIQEHPEVTSLKTFVEQQDNSIKDLLQTVEEQYRQLNQQHSQIKEIENQLRRTSIQESTENSLSSKPRAPRTTPFLHFNETQYVEHNDIPANCTTIYNRGEHTSGIYPIRPSNYQVFNVYCDVKSDRSWTLIQHRTDGSQNFNETWENYRYGFGRLNGEFWLGLEKIYSIVRQSNYILRIELEDWNDNKHYIEYSFNLGNHETNYTLHLAEISGNVPSALPEHKDLVFSTWDHMAKEHVNCPESYSGGWWWHNVCGENNLNGKYNKPRAKTKPERRRGLCWKSQNGRLYSVKSTKMLIHPKDSESSE; encoded by the exons ATGCACATAATTAagctatttctttttatcattcctCTAGTTATTTCTTCCAAAATTGACCGGGATGATTCATCATATGATTCTGTATctccagagccaaaatcaagatttgctATGTTAGATGATGTAAAAATTTTAGCCAATGGCCTCCTTCAGTTAGGACATGGTCTTAAAGACTTTGTCCATAAAACTAAAGGCCAAATTAATGATATATTTCAAAAACTCAACATATTTGATCAGTCTTTTTATGACCTATCACTGCAAACCAACgaaatcaaagaagaagaaaaggaacttaGAAGAACTACATCCAAACTGCAAGTCAAGAATGAAGAAGTGAAAAATATGTCACGTGAACTCAACTCAAAGCTTGAAAGcctcctagaagaaaaaattctacTTCAACAAAAAGTGATATATTTGGAGAAGCAATTAAccagtttaattaaaaatcaacCTGAAATTCAGGAACACCCAGAAGTAACTTCACTTAAA ACTTTTGTAGAACAGCAAGATAATAGCATCAAAGACCTTCTACAGACAGTGGAGGAACAATATAGACAATTAAACCAACAGCAtagtcaaataaaagaaatagaaaaccag CTGAGAAGAACTAGTATTCAAGAATCCAcagaaaattctctttcttctaaaCCAAGAGCACCAAGAACTACCCCCTTTCTTCACTTTAATGAAACACAATATGTAGAACACAATG ACATTCCTGCTAATTGTACCACCATTTATAATAGAGGCGAACATACAAGTGGCATCTATCCCATTAGACCCAGCAACTATCAAGTTTTTAATGTCTACTGTGATGTTAAATCAG ATAGGTCATGGACATTAATTCAACACCGAACAGATGGATCACAAAACTTCAATGAAACTTGGGAAAACTACAGATATGGTTTCGGGAGACTTAATG gAGAATTTTGGTTGGGTCTAGAGAAGATATACTCCATAGTAAGGCAATCTAATTACATTTTACGAATTGAACTAGAAGACTGGAACGACAACAAGCATTATATCGAATATTCCTTTAACTTGGGAAATCACGAAACCAATTATACGTTACACCTAGCTGAAATTAGTGGCAATGTGCCCAGTGCACTCCCGGAACACAAAGACTTGGTGTTTTCTACTTGGGATCACATGGCAAAAGAGCATGTCAACTGTCCAGAAAGTTATTCAG GAGGCTGGTGGTGGCACAATGTTTGTGGGGAAAACAACCTAAATGGTAAATATAACAAGCCAAGAGCAAAAACTAAgccagagaggagaagaggaCTATGTTGGAAGTCTCAAAATGGAAGGCTATACTCTGTCAAATCAACTAAAATGTTGATCCATCCAAAAGATTCAGAAAGTTCTGAATGa